The genomic interval AATTGTAATTGGTGGAGGACCAGGTGGATATGTTGCTGCAATTAGATTATCGCAATTGGGTAAAAAAGTTGCTTTAATAGAAAAAAATCATCTTGGAGGTACTTGCACTAATGTAGGTTGTATTCCTACAAAAGCTCTTTTAACAGCTTCTCATTTATATACTGATATTATTTCTAAATCAAAAAAATTTGGTATTAAAGTAGAAAATATTTCATATGAGCTTTCTGATATGATGAAACATATGAACAAATCTGTTACAATGTCTAGAAAAGGAATCGAATATTTAATGAAAAAAAATAATATAGATGTATATAATGGAACAGGTATTATTGAAGATAATACTCATGTGAAGATTAAAGAAACAAGTGAAATTTTGGAAGGAGAATATTTAATTCTTGCTCATGGTTCTGTTCCTTCTATATTTCCGCCTTTTAATGAAATAGAAGGTATATGGACAAGTGATGATGTATTTAAAATGTCAGAATTGCCAGATAGTATAGTTATTATAGGCGGTGGAGTTATTGGTGTTGAATTTGCAACATTTTTTGCTTCTTTAGGTAAAGAAGTTCATGTTGTAGAATTAGCTGATCATATTCTTCCTTTTGAAGATGAGGATATAGCATTAGAAATAAAAAAATCACTAGTAAAAAAAGGTGTTAAAGTGTATGAAAAAACAAAAGTAAAAGATGTAAATGAAAGTTATGTAGTTATAGCAGAATCAGAAAATGGGGAAATTGAATTATCTGCTAATAGGGTATTGTTGGCCGTTGGAAGAAGACCAAATATTCCAGAAGATGTTAAAAATTTAGGTGTAAAAATTGAAAGAGGAATAGTTACTGATAATACAATGAAAACAAATATAGATAATATATATGCAATAGGAGATATTAGAGCAAAGATTATGTTAGCGCATGTTGCGATGTTTGAAGGTATTGTTGCAGCACATAATATTGCTGGAGAAAAATTGGAAATGGATTATAATGCTGTTCCTTCAATTATATTCTCAAATCCAGAAGTTGCTTCAACTGGTTTAAAAGAAAAAGATTTAGATCCAGATAAGATAATTGTAGGCAAATTCCCTGTTTCAGCAAATGGAAGAGCAAGAACAATGGAAGAAAGAGAAGGTTTTGCAAAAGTCATAGCTGATAAAGAAACAAAGAAAGTATTAGGTTTTGCTGTTGTTTCGCCTTCTGCTACCGATATGATTATGGAAGGTGTTTTAGCTGTTAAACATGGATTAACTGTTGAAGAAATTTCTAACTCCATACATCCACATCCTACTTTAACAGAAACAATCCTTGGTGCATTTGAAGATGCTGAAGGATTAGCGCTGCATATATAAAAAAATAAAAGGAGTGGAAATATGAAAAAATTTACTAAAACTCATGAATGGGTATTATTAGAAGATAATATTGCTTATGTTGGTATTTCTGAAAATGCTGCAGAAGAATTAGGAGATGTTACATTTATTGAATTACCAGAGGTTGGAAAAGAAATTAAAAAAGGCGATGTGTTATGTACTTTAGAATCTGTAAAATCCGCAAGCGATGTATATGCACCTGTCAGTGGAAAAATTGTAGAAGTTAACACATTATTAGATAACAATCCAGAAATAATAAATGATTCTCCTGAAAAAGATGGGTGGATTGCTAAAATAGAAATATTAAATAAAGAAGAAGTTGATAAATTATTATCGGCAGAAGAATATAAAAATTCATTATAATATAAAAATCAGGAGAGTTTAAATTCTCCTGATTTTTTTTGCTCTTTTTATATATAATTTTGTTTCTCCAGGAATTTCGTTTATTTTTCCTAATAGTATATGTCCTTCTTTTGTAATGGAGATTGGAATTCTTTCGGCAGATAATGGACAATCTACTATTACTAAAAGTATTTGATCTTTTTTCATACTTTTTAATACTTTTCTTGTTTGTATATCTGGAACAGGACATATTTCTCCACGCATATCTAGGATCATATCTGGATCAATATTTAAAGAATTTTGGTCTAACAAACATCTTCCCATATGAGTACAATCTATAACCTTATTTCCATTTACTTCTGAGATAAATTCTATAGCATTTTCTATTAAATGAAATATTTTCGTTGAAGAAAAATCAAAATATTCTATTCCATTTTTTCTTTCTGATTTTAAAATACCAAACTTTTTCATATGAAGTAAATGTCTATATATTGTAGATATATCATAATTTAATTTTTCAGCAATTTCAGAAGCTGTCAAATAATTATCAAAAATAGCAATTAAAATTTCCATTCTTGTTTGATTTGATAATGTCTTGAATAAATTTTCTAAGGTTAAAATTTTTTTCATATAATCGCCTTCCTAAAATTTTTCTGCTTGTTTTATTAATTCCATTACTTTTCTTGAAGAAATAGAAAGTATCTTTGAAGTTCCTTGTCTCTCTTCTACTATAATTCCAACTTTTTTTAGCATACTGATATGCCTCGAGAGAGTACTTACATCAAGTGGAAATTCCTTTTGTAATTCACAAAGGCAAATATTTTTATTTTTAGCTATTTTTTTAACTATTTCAACTCTCCATTTGCATCCTAATGCTTTAAAAACTTTATAAGCTTCCATTTAAATCACTCCGTTTTTATATTGTTACAAATATTGGTATATATAAAAAGTGTTTATTTTCTAATTCTTATAGAGTTTTCTGTTTCTTTATGTTTTTCACTTAAATTCGAACTATTTCCATAATAACCTAAAACAATTAATGTTATTAAAGTATAATTATTGGGAATATTTAACACTTTTTTTGCAATTAATGGATCAAATCCGGCAATAGGATGAGCAATTAATCCAAATTTAGTGGCTTGAGTTAAAAGATTTCCCACGGCCATTCCTGTATCAAATAAAAAATATTCTCTATTATCTGATAAATCACAATCATCATCTTTTTTAGCATAAACTGCAATAATTGCAGGTGAATTTTTAGCCCAATAATTTCCGCCTGGTAAAGATTCTTTTAATAAATTTAGTTTATCTTCTTCAGTAACAACAACAAAATTCCATGGTTGTTTATTTGCACAAGATGGAGCAAGTTTTGCAGAATAAATTAGTAAATCTAATAAATTACTGTCTATTTTTTTATTGGAAATAGCTCTATATGATTTTCTTAAATAAATATTTTCATCAATATCAAATAGATTATTTATAAACTCTTTTATATCCCTTTCTAATGTATTTTTTGAGTAAAATTTTTTTCTAACATTTCCTAATGGATCTATAAACATGGCAATGCAATTATTGTCATTTTTTTCTGAATAATGTATTTCTAGTTCAATTTCAAATTCTTTATTCAAATTCTTATAAAAAAATTCATTTTTTTGGTGGTTTATATTTATCTTATATTTTTTAGGAATATCTATTTTCTCAAATAAAATTAAGTTATACTTCCCCAAATAAAGTTCCATTAAACTCCCCCTTATACAACAATATTTTTGTTTAAAGTGTTATTTTTATAATTATAAATATTTTCTAAGGTAGTTTCAGCTATATTTGTTAAAGCTTCGCAAGTAAAGAATCCTTGATGACCTGTAATTAAAACATTCGGAAAAGATGTCAATCTGACAAATGTATCATCGTCAATTATTTCACTTGATAAATCTTCAAAAAAAATATTTTCTTCTTCTTCATATACATCTAAACCCAAGTAACCGATTTTTTTAGATTTTAATCCTTCAATTACAGCTTTTGTATCTATTAAACCACCTCTGCTAGTATTAATAATCATAACTCCATTTTTCATTTTACGTATATTTTCTTTATTTATTATATGATATGTTTCTTTATTTAAAGGCGTATGTAATGATATTATATCAGATTTTTTTAACAATGTATCTAAATTTACGTATTTTCCTGAAAATTCATTATTAGGATATTTATCATATCCTAAAATGTTCATTCCAAAACCTTTTAAAATATTTGCGACTATTCTTCCAATTTTTCCTGTTCCGATTAATCCTACAGTTTTTCCATATAAATCAAACCCTAAAAGTCCATCAAGAGAAAAATTATTTTCTTTTACTCTGAAATAAGCTTTATGAATTTTTCTATTTAAAGATAATATTAAAGCAACAGTATGTTCGGCAACAGCGTATGGTGAATACTTTGGTACATGTACCACTCTCAAACCTAGTTTTTTTGCTGAGTCTAAATCAACGTGATTAAAACCTGCAGATCTTAATGCAATCAATTTTGTTCCGTTTTCTTTTAAATTTTTTAAAACTTCACTGTTTAAATTATCATTTACAAAGGCACAAACTACGTCAAAATTTTTAGCTAAAATAGTAGTTTTTTCATTTAACCTTGTTTCAAAATATTTAATTTCAAATTCATATTTTTTATTTGCAAAATCAAAAAAATCGATATCATATTTTTTAGCACTAAAAAAAGCTATTTTCATATAAACCCTCTCCCTTAAAATAAAGAATAAAATATATTTTACATCATTATTATACTAAATATTTTTTTCACCATTCTTATGAATTTATTACGACTTTTTTTATCGGAATTAAAAAAGTTATTATAAAATAATATTTTATGGTAAAATAGGTTAACGTTTGTTAGGAGGGAGATTATGAATAAAATAATTATTGATGGGCATTTTGACTTATTAGTAGATGTATATGAAAAAAGAAGAAAAGGTAGAAAAAACGTTATATTGGAAGATCATTATTTTAAATTCAAAGAGGGTGGTTTTAATATTATAGTTTCTTCACTTTTTATAGAAGAAAAATATATTCCAGAAATGGCTTTAAAAAATGCATTAGATCAAATTAGTTCATTATATAATGAAATAGAAGAATCAAAAGGAAAAATAATGCTATGTAAAAATATGAAAGATATAGAGTATGCAATTGAAAATAACAAATTAGGAATAATGTTATCTTTTGAAGGGTTAGAACCAATAGGTAATGATATATATCTATTGAAAACATTTTATGAATTAGGAGTTAGATTTGCAGGTTTAGTATGGAGTAGAAGAAATTATATTGCTGATGGATGTTATTTTTCAGAAAAAGAAGAAGGAATTAAAGGAGGATTGACTGCATTTGGTGTTGAGGTTATAAAAGAAATTGAAAAATTGCATATGATTATTGATGTGAGTCATTTAAATGATGAAGGTTTTTGGGATGTAATCAAATTTTCAAATACTCCAATATTAGCATCTCATTCAAATGTAAGAAATATATTTTATTCAATGAGAAATTTAACAGATGAACAAATAAAGGCTATTGCTAAAACAGGTGGAGTAATAGGAATAAATGCCAGTGGAACTTTTGTAAGTAATAATCCTAAAGAAAATAATGCAGATGGATTAGTAAAGCATATAGACTATATATCTAATTTAGTAGGAGTGGAATATGTTGGTATAGGATTTGATTTTTGTGATATGTTTAGAGATTTTCATAAAGATTCACTAAATGGGCATCATGAATTAAATATTTTTATAGAGACGCTAGAAAAACATGGTTATAATGAAAAAGAAATAAACATGATTTTAGGAGAAAATTTCTTAAGAGTATATAACAAGGTATTAAAATAAAGGAGTATTTCTCTCCTTTATTTTATAATTTTGATATATTAAATTTAATAAATGTAGGATGTTGTAGATTATCAGATACAGGACATCTCTCTTCTATTTTATTTAACCATTGCTTTAATGTTTCTTCATCAGCATCAGTTTCTGTATTTATTGATACATTAATTTGTACAAATCCTGTTCTATCTTTAGAAGGTTTTCCCATAAATTTTGCGGGGTTTAAATCTCCATCAATATTTATTTCCATTTTTTTGAGTTCAAAACCCATTTCTTTTGCAACTAAATGGCCTACAACATTTAAACAACCTGCTAACGCAGCTAATAAATATTCAACAGGAGTTGCACCATCATTTGTACCTCCAAGATTTTCTGGTTCGTCTATTATCATCTTGAAATTACGAGCTTTAATAACTGTTTTTGTTGGATTCTCGCTTACTGAATTAATTTTAAAATTAGCAAATGCCATAATATCACCTCATTATTAATTAGGATGTTTTTTATCCTAATTAATTATACATAATAATTGTTTCTATAATGCGAAAATTATAACAATATATCATATATATTATTAAAATTTATGATATAATATAAAAAATATGGAGGTGTTTAAATGAAAGTATTAGTAACAGGATTTGT from Marinitoga sp. 38H-ov carries:
- the lpdA gene encoding dihydrolipoyl dehydrogenase, whose amino-acid sequence is MYDVIVIGGGPGGYVAAIRLSQLGKKVALIEKNHLGGTCTNVGCIPTKALLTASHLYTDIISKSKKFGIKVENISYELSDMMKHMNKSVTMSRKGIEYLMKKNNIDVYNGTGIIEDNTHVKIKETSEILEGEYLILAHGSVPSIFPPFNEIEGIWTSDDVFKMSELPDSIVIIGGGVIGVEFATFFASLGKEVHVVELADHILPFEDEDIALEIKKSLVKKGVKVYEKTKVKDVNESYVVIAESENGEIELSANRVLLAVGRRPNIPEDVKNLGVKIERGIVTDNTMKTNIDNIYAIGDIRAKIMLAHVAMFEGIVAAHNIAGEKLEMDYNAVPSIIFSNPEVASTGLKEKDLDPDKIIVGKFPVSANGRARTMEEREGFAKVIADKETKKVLGFAVVSPSATDMIMEGVLAVKHGLTVEEISNSIHPHPTLTETILGAFEDAEGLALHI
- a CDS encoding dipeptidase, coding for MNKIIIDGHFDLLVDVYEKRRKGRKNVILEDHYFKFKEGGFNIIVSSLFIEEKYIPEMALKNALDQISSLYNEIEESKGKIMLCKNMKDIEYAIENNKLGIMLSFEGLEPIGNDIYLLKTFYELGVRFAGLVWSRRNYIADGCYFSEKEEGIKGGLTAFGVEVIKEIEKLHMIIDVSHLNDEGFWDVIKFSNTPILASHSNVRNIFYSMRNLTDEQIKAIAKTGGVIGINASGTFVSNNPKENNADGLVKHIDYISNLVGVEYVGIGFDFCDMFRDFHKDSLNGHHELNIFIETLEKHGYNEKEINMILGENFLRVYNKVLK
- a CDS encoding OsmC family protein, whose protein sequence is MAFANFKINSVSENPTKTVIKARNFKMIIDEPENLGGTNDGATPVEYLLAALAGCLNVVGHLVAKEMGFELKKMEINIDGDLNPAKFMGKPSKDRTGFVQINVSINTETDADEETLKQWLNKIEERCPVSDNLQHPTFIKFNISKL
- a CDS encoding 2-hydroxyacid dehydrogenase is translated as MKIAFFSAKKYDIDFFDFANKKYEFEIKYFETRLNEKTTILAKNFDVVCAFVNDNLNSEVLKNLKENGTKLIALRSAGFNHVDLDSAKKLGLRVVHVPKYSPYAVAEHTVALILSLNRKIHKAYFRVKENNFSLDGLLGFDLYGKTVGLIGTGKIGRIVANILKGFGMNILGYDKYPNNEFSGKYVNLDTLLKKSDIISLHTPLNKETYHIINKENIRKMKNGVMIINTSRGGLIDTKAVIEGLKSKKIGYLGLDVYEEEENIFFEDLSSEIIDDDTFVRLTSFPNVLITGHQGFFTCEALTNIAETTLENIYNYKNNTLNKNIVV
- the gcvH gene encoding glycine cleavage system protein GcvH → MKKFTKTHEWVLLEDNIAYVGISENAAEELGDVTFIELPEVGKEIKKGDVLCTLESVKSASDVYAPVSGKIVEVNTLLDNNPEIINDSPEKDGWIAKIEILNKEEVDKLLSAEEYKNSL
- a CDS encoding winged helix-turn-helix domain-containing protein; amino-acid sequence: MEAYKVFKALGCKWRVEIVKKIAKNKNICLCELQKEFPLDVSTLSRHISMLKKVGIIVEERQGTSKILSISSRKVMELIKQAEKF
- a CDS encoding sulfurtransferase TusA family protein codes for the protein MKKILTLENLFKTLSNQTRMEILIAIFDNYLTASEIAEKLNYDISTIYRHLLHMKKFGILKSERKNGIEYFDFSSTKIFHLIENAIEFISEVNGNKVIDCTHMGRCLLDQNSLNIDPDMILDMRGEICPVPDIQTRKVLKSMKKDQILLVIVDCPLSAERIPISITKEGHILLGKINEIPGETKLYIKRAKKIRRI
- a CDS encoding nitroreductase family protein, with amino-acid sequence MELYLGKYNLILFEKIDIPKKYKININHQKNEFFYKNLNKEFEIELEIHYSEKNDNNCIAMFIDPLGNVRKKFYSKNTLERDIKEFINNLFDIDENIYLRKSYRAISNKKIDSNLLDLLIYSAKLAPSCANKQPWNFVVVTEEDKLNLLKESLPGGNYWAKNSPAIIAVYAKKDDDCDLSDNREYFLFDTGMAVGNLLTQATKFGLIAHPIAGFDPLIAKKVLNIPNNYTLITLIVLGYYGNSSNLSEKHKETENSIRIRK